One genomic segment of Plasmodium vivax chromosome 9, whole genome shotgun sequence includes these proteins:
- a CDS encoding 60S acidic ribosomal protein P0, putative (encoded by transcript PVX_092120A) gives MAKLSKAQKKQIYIEKLSSLIQQYTKILIVHVDNVGSNQMASVRQSLRGKATILMGKNTRIRTALKKNLQAVPQIEKLLPLVKLNMGFVFCKEDLTEVRNIILQNKSPAPARLGVIAPIDVFIPPGPTGMDPSHTSFFQSLGISTKIVKGQIEIQEHVHLIKQGEKVTASSATLLQKFNMKPFSYGVDVRTVYDDGVIYDAKVLDITDEDILAKFGKGVANIAALSRSIGVLTEASYPHVFVEAFKNIVALVIDTDYTFPLMKKIKDMVENPEAYAAAAPVAAAAADAPKKEEAKKQEEEEEEEEDGFMGFGMFD, from the coding sequence atggcgaaactATCCAAAGCGCAGAAGAAACAGATTTACATCGAGAAGCTGAGTTCGCTGATTCAACAGTACACGAAAATTTTGATCGTACACGTTGACAATGTAGGGTCCAATCAGATGGCGAGTGTACGTCAGAGCTTGAGAGGAAAGGCCACAATATTGATGGGAAAAAACACGAGAATTCGAACGGCactgaagaaaaatttacaagCTGTTCCCCAGATAGAGAAGTTGTTACCATTGGTCAAGTTGAACATgggttttgttttttgcaAAGAGGATTTGACCGAAGTGAGGAATATCATTTTGCAGAACAAATCGCCTGCACCAGCAAGGTTAGGTGTTATAGCCCCCATTGATGTTTTCATTCCACCTGGACCAACAGGAATGGACCCCTCTCACACATCCTTCTTTCAATCGCTTGGTATATCAaccaaaattgtgaaggGTCAAATTGAAATTCAGGAACATGTTCATTTGATTAAGCAAGGGGAAAAGGTCACAGCATCGTCAGCTactcttttgcaaaaatttaatatgaaGCCATTTTCATATGGTGTGGACGTTAGAACTGTGTACGATGATGGTGTTATATACGACGCCAAGGTGTTAGACATAACAGATGAGGATATTTTAGCCAAATTCGGAAAGGGTGTTGCTAACATCGCGGCGTTGTCTAGATCGATCGGTGTGCTGACTGAGGCTTCCTACCCACATGTGTTTGTGGAGGCGTTTAAGAACATCGTCGCGTTGGTAATTGATACGGACTATACCTTCCCTCTGATGAAGAAGATCAAGGATATGGTTGAGAATCCGGAGGCCTACGCTGCTGCTGCGCCTGTGGCTGCGGCCGCGGCGGATGCGcccaagaaggaggaggccaagaagcaggaggaggaggaagaggaggaggaggacggcTTCATGGGTTTCGGAATGTTCGACTAG
- a CDS encoding N-acetyl glucosamine phosphate mutase, putative (encoded by transcript PVX_092110A), translating to MPNRKESLFYQKIKPCIEKYLPRYSSSEEGHIQFECDCEFSYGNSGFRDKYQSASCDLLNALNKSGILVGLLFVKYNYETAKRHNLLGGQLEGRGKDFHPVCGVHEVRWKNVGIIITASHNPHDENGVKIIDQNGRQIDEVYEGYLTDLVNRHLRFLRKGEMCSIGGVVRVHHIVDDIIDCVAHLFREEAHIDMYDDAAFESLHTLDNVVHSFNRHNVLKANVCIGFDTRSSSVHLNQVLVETLSHLNIRKCVNNMCYVTTPCMHFVVYFFNAVHVDESLNPEVIHSGGCALHKEVGDLDYLHRFCIPGGRPPPLGLYYGVGEQPHDQFAYAGAETNIRQKSDITSHLLAYNSDQIYFAYFTHAFKELYRCLDETYEGDLTKNCEEEIIHVDCSNGIASLKLDNFCDVFKMLKKKIIKMNFAEDEESVLNFQCGADYVYSKRKLPRGGGNCLGSGHTKACSFDGDADRIVYFYVGNPKEADTASSPPVGDTKWDHHDDDVFGNTNCVSILDGPKIICLLFKCITKMMSRIKVGRENSYLGEKKNADLEEKENSYLEEKKINISIVHTAYVNSAFTLHVNEAKRRASENVKLFQHINVNVVCTKTGIKYLDQVARRSTIAILFEPNGHGTIYTNVSQLDEWASCLDIQNDKHFVALKKFLLFFNQTTGDAMVDFMAIELCLSFLRLSIHEWDGFYTPLPSLYVNLPCPKNILGKIVAHPEHEKYLIAPLNLQSRIDQIVQTVDATHGRCFIRPSGTEPLVRIYAEARTVAQRDEILRLVRGAVLQYVQGGGGK from the coding sequence ATGCCAAATCGCAAAGAGAGTCTATTTTACCAGAAGATCAAGCCCTGCATTGAGAAGTACCTACCGCGTTATTCCTCCTCAGAAGAGGGTCACATACAATTCGAGTGCGACTGCGAATTTTCTTACGGAAATAGCGGCTTCCGCGATAAGTACCAATCTGCCAGTTGTGATTTGCTAAACGCTTTAAATAAAAGCGGCATTCTTGTGGGACTGCTGTTCGTGAAGTATAACTATGAAACGGCTAAGAGGCACAACCTGCTTGGGGGCCAGTTGGaaggaagggggaaggaCTTCCACCCCGTGTGCGGTGTGCACGAAGTCAGGTGGAAAAATGTGGGCATAATCATTACAGCTTCGCATAACCCCCATGATGAAAATggcgtaaaaataattgaccAAAATGGGAGGCAAATAGACGAAGTGTACGAAGGTTATTTAACCGACCTGGTAAACAGGCATTTGAGGTTTCTTCGGAAAGGTGAAATGTGCTCCATCGGTGGTGTCGTTCGCGTCCACCACATCGTAGACGATATAATCGACTGCGTTGCGCACCTCTTCAGGGAGGAGGCGCACATCGACATGTACGACGATGCCGCTTTTGAGAGTTTGCACACGCTGGACAACGTGGTGCACTCATTTAATAGGCATAACGTGCTGAAGGCGAATGTGTGCATCGGGTTTGACACGAGGAGCAGCTCCGTACACCTCAACCAGGTGCTTGTCGAAACGTTGAGTCACCTGAACATTCGCAAGTGCGTAAATAATATGTGTTATGTTACCACGCCGTGCATGCACTTTGtcgtgtatttttttaatgcagtTCATGTGGATGAGTCGTTAAACCCTGAGGTAATCCATTCGGGGGGGTGCGCCCTGCATAAGGAGGTGGGCGACTTGGACTACCTCCACCGTTTCTGCAtcccgggggggaggcctccccctttggggctGTACTACGGGGTGGGCGAGCAGCCACATGATCAATTTGCGTATGCTGGGGCGGAAACTAATATACGGCAAAAAAGCGACATCACCTCCCACCTGCTAGCCTACAATAGTGACCAGATTTACTTCGCCTACTTTACGCACGCCTTCAAAGAGCTGTACAGATGCCTTGACGAAACATACGAAGGAGATTTGACGAAAAATTGCGAAGAAGAAATTATTCATGTGGACTGCTCCAACGGAATAGCTAGTCTCAAATTGGACAACTTCTgtgatgtttttaaaatgttaaaaaaaaaaattattaaaatgaattttgCGGAGGATGAGGAAAGCGTTTTGAACTTCCAGTGCGGAGCGGATTACGTGTACAGCAAGAGGAAGCTCCCTCGTGGTGGAGGGAACTGTTTGGGAAGCGGCCACACGAAGGCTTGTTCGTTCGACGGGGATGCTGACCGGATCGTCTACTTCTATGTGGGAAACCCCAAAGAGGCAGACACAGCATCGTCTCCTCCCGTGGGAGATACAAAATGGGACCACCACGACGATGATGTGTTTGGCAATACCAACTGTGTGTCTATCCTAGACGGGCCGAAAATCATTTGCCTACTTTTCAAGTGcatcacaaaaatgatgagtcGCATTAAGGTGGGAAGGGAAAACTCAtatttgggggaaaaaaaaaacgcagatttggaggaaaaagaaaactcatatttggaggaaaaaaaaattaacatcaGCATTGTGCACACGGCCTACGTCAACTCTGCGTTTACTCTCCACGTGAATGAAGCGAAACGTCGCGCCAGTGAAAACGTGAAGCTCTTCCAACACATTAATGTAAACGTCGTTTGCACGAAAACGGGTATCAAGTACCTAGACCAGGTGGCAAGAAGGTCCACCATCGCCATACTGTTCGAGCCAAATGGACACGGCACGATCTACACAAATGTCTCCCAATTGGATGAGTGGGCCAGCTGCTTGGACATCCAAAATGATAAACATTTCGTGGCGTTAAAAAagtttctcctcttttttaatCAAACCACGGGAGATGCCATGGTCGATTTTATGGCCATCGAATTGTGCCTGTCATTTCTCCGTCTGAGTATACACGAGTGGGATGGCTTCTACACCCCCCTCCCTTCCCTCTACGTCAATTTGCCGTGTCCCAAAAATATCTTGGGGAAGATAGTTGCGCACCCTGAGCATGAGAAGTACCTAATAGCGCCTCTAAACCTGCAAAGTAGGATTGACCAAATTGTACAGACCGTGGATGCCACGCACGGGAGGTGCTTCATCAGGCCCTCTGGGACGGAGCCGCTGGTCCGCATTTACGCGGAGGCGCGAACTGTTGCTCAGCGCGATGAGATTCTGCGCCTGGTGCGGGGTGCCGTCCTTCAGTATGTGCAGGGCGGGGGGGGCAAGTAG
- a CDS encoding 26S protease subunit regulatory subunit 6a, putative (encoded by transcript PVX_092125A), with protein MNVENIFPNSDVNVEEIEKLTNAEIKTRISLIDTEIKILKNEHTRLKNEYKSLQEKIKDNVEKIHLNKMLPYLVANVVESLDLDDDEESNEPKDEYDLYVDNSKGGNNDQGFRDIDDEKRGKCMVIKTSTRQTIFLPVPGLIEASELKPGDLVGVNKDSYLIIDKLPPEYDNRVKAMEVIEKPSEDYSDIGGLDKQIEDLVEAIVLPMLHKEKFEKIGIKPPKGVLMHGPPGTGKTLLARACASQTNATFLKLAGPQLVQMFIGDGAKMVRDAFNLAKEKAPAIIFIDELDAIGTKRFDSELSGDREVQRTMLELLNQLDGFSTDDTVKVIAATNRPDTLDPALLRSGRLDRKIELPHPNEESRARILQIHSRKMNVHKDVNFEELARSTDDFNGAQLKAVCVEAGMIALRRGATEIDHEDFVEGITSVLSKKKSTLNYFT; from the coding sequence ATGAACGTGGAGAACATCTTCCCCAACAGCGACGTGAACGTGGAGGAAATCGAGAAGCTGACGAACGCCGAAATCAAAACGAGGATCAGCCTGATCGACACGGAAATCAAAATTCTAAAAAATGAGCACACGAGGCTGAAGAATGAGTACAAGAGTCTGCAGGAGAAGATAAAGGACAACGTGGAAAAGATACATCTGAATAAGATGCTGCCCTACCTGGTTGCCAATGTCGTAGAATCGCTAGATCTGGATGACGATGAGGAATCAAATGAACCCAAAGATGAATACGACTTATACGTGGACaactcaaaagggggaaacaacGATCAAGGCTTTCGAGACATCGATGATGAGAAGAGAGGAAAGTGTATGGTCATCAAAACGTCCACCAGGCAAACCATATTTTTGCCTGTCCCCGGGTTGATAGAAGCATCCGAATTGAAACCAGGAGACCTCGTGGGGGTTAATAAAGACAGCTACCTCATCATAGATAAGTTGCCACCCGAATATGACAATCGAGTGAAAGCCATGGAAGTTATAGAAAAACCATCGGAAGATTACTCAGACATTGGGGGGTTAGATAAACAGATAGAAGACCTGGTGGAGGCAATTGTGTTGCCCATGCTacataaggaaaaatttgaaaaaataggaaTTAAACCTCCCAAAGGAGTTTTGATGCATGGCCCTCCAGGCACAGGTAAGACACTACTTGCTAGAGCCTGTGCCTCACAGACAAAtgccacttttttaaaattagctGGGCCGCAACTTGTGCAAATGTTTATTGGGGATGGAGCGAAAATGGTCAGAGATGCTTTCAACTTGGCCAAAGAAAAAGCGCCAGCTATCATCTTCATTGACGAGTTAGATGCCATTGGAACCAAACGATTCGACAGCGAACTGTCTGGTGATAGGGAGGTACAAAGAACCATGCTGGAGTTGCTGAACCAGCTGGACGGCTTCAGCACAGATGACACTGTCAAAGTGATTGCCGCAACGAATAGACCCGATACGCTCGACCCCGCTCTGCTTCGATCGGGGAGACTAGACAGGAAAATTGAATTGCCTCATCCAAATGAAGAATCGAGGGCAAGGATTTTGCAGATTCATTCGCGCAAGATGAACGTCCACAAGGATGTTAACTTTGAGGAGCTGGCTAGGTCCACCGACGACTTTAATGGGGCCCAGCTCAAGGCCGTGTGCGTGGAGGCCGGGATGATTGCCCTCCGCCGGGGCGCCACGGAGATCGACCACGAGGACTTCGTCGAGGGGATCACCTCCGTCCTCTCCAAGAAGAAGAGCACGCTCAATTACTTCACCTAG
- a CDS encoding 60S ribosomal protein L38-1, putative (encoded by transcript PVX_092115A), giving the protein MPKQITDIRKFLKISRKPDTTAVIIMKKKSKTKKNTIITKLKLRTKKYLYTMVFADKKKAERIENSLLPSLKRIYYPQKKVVQPVKKMKYSKG; this is encoded by the coding sequence ATGCCGAAGCAAATCACCGACATCCGCAAGTTCCTGAAAATCAGCAGGAAACCTGACACCACGGCGGTCATcataatgaagaagaaaagcaaaacgaagaaaaacaCCATAATCACCAAACTGAAGCTAAGAACGAAGAAGTACCTGTACACGATGGTTTTTGCCGACAAGAAAAAAGCGGAGCGAATTGAAAACTCGCTGCTCCCAAGCCTCAAGCGAATTTACTATCCCCAGAAGAAGGTCGTACAGCCAGTCAAGAAGATGAAATATAGCAAGGGATGA